A window of Hordeum vulgare subsp. vulgare chromosome 5H, MorexV3_pseudomolecules_assembly, whole genome shotgun sequence genomic DNA:
ACATTTTCTAGGGTTATGTTTCTGTAGACAATGTTGTTTACATAGGCCCCTCTTCCAGGGGCAGTCTTTATCCTCACACCTCGCCGCGAACTCCAAATGTGGACATTCTCTACCAAAACGTTTGAGACACCACCAGACATCTCGCTTCCTATAGACACGCCAGCACTGTCCAGAAGGGAAAATAGATTAAACATGTAAACAAACTGATCTGGCAAACTTTGACTGATAATGATTTGAGAGAAATTCAATTGTACATGAAAAGCTTCTTGTTTGGCATTAACTTTCTTATTCACCATTCAAGTTAACAAATCGCTCAACTGATAAATTAACATATAGGCTAATGCAGTGAACCAAAACAAATGAATTACCTGACCATGGAGCGGATTATGACATTGCGAATAGTGATGTTAGTAGATGGACGCCCATAAGCAATTCCATATTGATCCCAACCACTCTTTATAGCTACTCCGTCATCACCAACAGAAATATAGCAATTTTCAATCATCACATTTTCACAAGAATCTGCATAAGCAGTAAAGAGTAACTGAGAATCTGAATGGAGTATAAAATGTTCCGAATCATATGAAAAGAAATTAAGAAACAAAGGTAACATGGAAATACAAAGTTGCAGGGTTCATATTGTCAATGAACATAATGAGGCTAAACTGTTATCCGGTCATTGAACAATGTAAGCAGTGGCTGGAAAGAATAAGAGCTCAGGAATCAAGTAAACCGCAGAAGTTGAAAAATGACCTGGATCTATCCCATCAGTGTTTGGAGCCCCAACAATTGGAGCCAGGATAGTAGTTCCCGAGATTGTAACATTCTTGCAGTCGTATACATGAAGTGTCCAGAAGGGAGAATCACGCAATGTGATGTTAGAAATAATAATGTTACTTGACCGCATGAGCTGAACAAGAGGACCCCTGGTGTGATTGAGGAGCTTCTTGCGAAATTTGATCCACCAACTTTGGCCTTGTCCATTTATAGTGCCATTGTGACCTATTAGACAGATAAACACATGATGAGTCTCAACTAACTAAATGTCTGACAAATTTCAGGACAAATAGGTGATAGAAAGAATATTTAGCAATTAAATTAGCACATTACAATCATGGCTACACGCATTCATGGTTATTCTGGTAAGAGGTAACAATATCTTCATATGAATAACAAACAAAACCGTTGGTCTTATATTCCAAATAGCTAGAAGGAGGCCTCATAACATAGGATCGTCCAACATACTTCCACACTGGGAATTATGATGATTTTATAAGACAGGTGGTCACAAATTCTGATACTTCATTTTTCCAATTTCACTTCTGTTCCTACGTTTAGCAATTAGTGTGTTAAAGGAGGTCTCATAATATAGGATCCTCCAACACACTTCCACCTTAAAGTTAAAGTCCACACACGCCACAATATGATAGCAGCCAACATTTTGCttttccttgctttaatttcagaATGCAACCAGAAATTTAAAAGTAATAATTAAGCATTGAAATGAACTAAGCAAGTAAGCATACACAGAAAAAACATAAAGTTCACTATCATGAGAGTCAAAATGCAACAAGAGGAAACATACAATATTACCTACCAGTTATAATTACATCCTTCAGGTCTTGACCATGTATGAGGCTCCCATATCGAGGTCCCTTGTGCTCTCTTCCATATCCATATGATGGTAATGGAGACATCAATGGCCAGTATCTTTCATCCTTACATGTAAGCAACGCAATAAGCTGTCAATGTTGACTTATTGGAAGAAAATGCACCAAACTGTAAAAGTTACAGCCAAACGATAAGTAACAACATCCTAGTTCAACTTTCTCTGAGGTTGAAACAAAATGACATCACTGTAATTTATTTACAGCCTAAGCATGAGTGGACAGGAACAGTGTCATTCTAGTGGTAATGTGAGTCATTAATTCATTATATGGTTTAATGATTTAACTATACCACGACTACACTTATGACTGGTCATACAACCTTGTCAAAACTTGTACTGTGAAATTAAGCAAGCAGATGGAGAGTgcagctgaaattcctcacctggACCCCCAGGATCTCAGCGCCAGCAGCGAGGAAGAGCGTCATGTGGCTGGTGAGGTTAAACGGCGCAGTGAGCCACCGGCCAGCAGGCACGGTGAGCCTCCCACCGCCCCTCTCCGAGATGGCCGCCACCGCGCCCTCGAAGGCCGCCGTGTTGAGCGTCCGCCCGTCCCCGACGCCCCCAAACTCCCTCAAGTCGTACACCGGCGGCGAGGCCACCCACTGCCCCATCGCTGCGGCGGACGGCGCGCGCTTGGGCATGGGGGGCCGGTTGTAGAGCCGCAGGCGGCCCATGGAGGTGTTCTGCCACAGGAAGACGAGCACGAAGCCGACGAGCCAGAGCGCGACCAGGTACGCCCTGTAGGACGGCGAGATCGTCGGCGGCGCCCACCGCCGGTGGTGAAACTGGTGCGCCCCGCGGCTTAGCGCGGCGCGCGGGGAGGACAGCACGGCCGGCCCGGCGGAGGCCGACGCCGCCgccgctgcggcggcggcggcgacggaggcGCGCGGGGAGGAGACGCCGACGGCGATCTCCGCCATCGGATCCGGTCgtcgcgggggcgggggcggggcgggggcgggggcgggatcTACGTGCTACGCCGCGCAGTACCAACCGGTTGGTGCCTCTGTCTGggggctactactagggttttgctGCCCATGGGGGTGGGGGAGGAAGCGGGAGCGCGGCGGTGGTGAGCCGGACCTCGGGAGCACTAGTTTAAAAAGGGCGGGAGGCGGTGAGGTCACTGGCACTTGAGCGCGGTGGTGAGTGCTTCCGCCTCGGCCGTGGGGTTGGAGGAGGAACCACGACGACGGCCAGCGAGACGGCGGAATGACCGAATAGCCCACCCTGCGTACTGCCGTCAGCCCGTGCGGGCCGTCGGATTGACTGACTCCAGTTGCCGTGGCTCTGTCTGTTGCTGTCTACGCTTCCGCTGATGCTGAAGTACTGCTCCCTCCACTTCCTCTTTTTCGGGGTTTTAAGAACATATGATCCCTTAAAAACCATAAACTGTAAAATAATCGTTCTTTTATGGTTTTGAACGCAAAATGTTCATTTTAGATCGTGCAAAACGGTTTGTCCTGCCTTGGGCGACGGAGCGACGGCTGGTCCGGTGACGGTTGATTGACGTTGCGGCGGTAGATCAAAGTAGTCGGTCAGTCGGGGAAGGGGGGATTTCACGTAGGTTGGGTTGGTGCGTGGCTAGACATTTTGCATCTGGGTTTACATCTCCAGCAGTTAGATATGTCCAAGTATTGTATTTTAcatcacttgaagcaggtgatgtcagTTTTTTTACATCTATATTATTTGTTGGAGGTGCGTTTTTAAAACTCGGAGATGTAAAAGTTAGTTATTTTACATCTATAtcatctattggagatgctctaagaagtATTCCCTCTTTTTCGTCTTTTCGAGTGTTTttaagcatctctagcagatcccgTAAAGACCTGAAATGTAAAATAACTATTCTTTTACGCTTTTGAGCGGAAAAAAATCGTTTCAGATCCCACAGAACGGCCGGtgccagaaaaaaaaaatcttgctCGCTGTAAAAAGGGAAACAAATCCAACCCCCTAAAAAAGAAACCCTTGTACGTTAGATTCCCAGTTTTGCCCTGTCCTTTTCGGTTTCCTCTATCATACGAAAATGGTTGGCGGGAGTGAAACTTCAGCAGAAATCACTCCCGCGGTGTTGAACGGCCTATACACTGCAGTGTCGGAGCTTCGGCGGGAGGAGGCGGATAAGGAGGCACGCGAGCAGGAGGCTCCACGACGTCGGCCAAGTAGGGGCATCACTCCACCATAGCAGTCTCTTGGAGGTCGTGCGCGCCTCCGGCGCCTCACTAGGAGTGGACCTGGTCGTCCGATGCAGTGGCTGGTGAAGGCATGGTCGCGGGACACCATTGCAAGGTGGGCCTCATTGAGCCGCATGATGGGGCGACCACGGCACCAATGTCCTCCTAATCGCTGATGGGTGGTGGTGGCCGCGGCGgcggagtccttaccttcctcctccACAATGGGGCGCTCCATGATGGGCTCCTTGTCCGCCATTTAAAGGGTTAGGCGGTGGCTCGCTTGCTACTTCTAAAGCACTACTCCCGAGTCAACATGGCGATGAGATGGGAGCGATGAGAGACACCTACAAAAGAGCACGAGGAGGAGTTATGACACAGCAGTAGTTCATAGGGGGTCCGACGTAAAGCGAACTTTTACGGGGTCTATTCTAGCGGGGCACGCGCCATACTGTAAAAATGTTTTACAAAATACCTTGAAACAACTATTCAGTATAAGATTTTACTAGATCTGCTAGAGATGTTCTTGTTTGAAACAACTTTTGGTCTATTCTTCTTCTATCTTGTCAGTACAAAAAACTAGTAGTAACAAAAAAATACATTTAGTTCTTAGACTACCCGTAGACACACAAACAAGGACTAGATTCAAGAAGATCCATGGAAGACTAACATCGATTCGGATCCTATGAGATATTTTTGATTTATTGGGATCATCTTACAGATTACATGGGTTAAGGAGGAAATAATAAAGTGTAGACAACGTTAGCATGGTCCTCTTACTCCTTCATGCATTGGTGGATTTTACATTGAAAAAATGGCATAACTAAATATGAACATAGCTATATATGCATATTCCCAAAACAATGAGTCTTAGAAACACTCCCTTTGGTCCTTTTTACTCCCCATATAAGATTTTTGTGTGAAGTCATATTTTGTTAAAGTTTGCATGAAAGTTAAATTCATGGGGTGTCTAATGATATTGATTTCAtattgtgaatgttgatattttttctgTAAAATTGGTCAACTTTACAAAGTTTAACTTTAGAAAAATTATCATGTGcggagtaaaaagatggggggcAAAAAATTAATAATATAAGGTCTTTAAATTGGAAAGAAGGAAATGGTAGGGAGTTAGGGCAATTCGGATAATTCACTGTAAGCCTATTATTATATGTAAAATGTTGATGTGACACTTAACGATGTCCTCGACTAAGGGGTACTAGCCTGTGAGGCCCGCCGATCATTAAAAGGAAGGATGACTGAAGCTGTGAACCCTGGCGTAAGTGAGATGGAAACCTCCGAAGACTTGGCATGTACTTCAAGGACTTCTCTATAGCCAGGGTGTTGGCTACCGACCATTGGTGTAACCTAGGTGCCCCCGATGCATATATAAGTCGTGGGGTTAGGTCTTTAGGGACATGATTATCCACCGTAGGGTTTAGAACAcaatcatacgatctcgaggtaggtcATCTTGTACTATGTACtccatcacatcaatacaatcaaagcaggacatagggttttacctctttgaggggggccgaacttgggtaaaaatCGTCTCCCTTCGCCCCCGTTACCATTGTTCCTAGATCAACAGCTTGGGAACCCCTACCCATGATCCGTCGTTTTTAGCACCGACATTGGTGGGTCATGTAGGTCTCGTTGTGTGCTCAAAGAAGATCGATGGATCATCTTCAGTTCCATAGCAATATCAGTTGTCGTGATATCTTTGTTCCCGGCCAACTATTCGCATTCAGCAACATTGCCCTTCACGCTGATCTAGTCGGACGCCTCAGCTGTTTGAAAGCTTCACCCTAGATCATATCATCGGACTTGGGAGTCTCGAGTATACCACCGATTCCCATGGTGATCTCGCTCTCTTTGGACTAGCACCAAATTGTCTTGAGAACCACGGACACAGTGGCCTTAACCTCGAACCTGGCCTCGGAACCGAATTGCGGATCAAGTCACACCTTAGAGCCAACCACGAGTTCGGATACGATATCTTTGGAATAGACCAGGCTCTCGCCATGGATGATCCATGCACTGTAGTCATATCGCGCCCTTCATCGAGCATATTGCAATTTAGTCCCACCTACTGTCAACAGATGTCCCCTGCATACCTCTTTCTTTTAAATGAGATGTTGGACCGAATCCAGAACCTTGGGATTTCAAACGATCAGACTTCGGTCTACGACTAGATCGGATGTAAAGCCGATGTGAGGGAATTTATGTCCCACCTACCACCTGCTTATTCACTACAACCGATGATTTAACTAACATATTGGACTACGCCTCCGAGGAGGCCACCGACATGGATGAATATGTCGGCGGTTTGTCTTGCACCACGTCATCAAACACCGGCAATTGGACTTCAACCTCCACCTATGATGTCTACATGGTGGATACCCCCAAGGATGA
This region includes:
- the LOC123397503 gene encoding probable polygalacturonase → MAEIAVGVSSPRASVAAAAAAAAASASAGPAVLSSPRAALSRGAHQFHHRRWAPPTISPSYRAYLVALWLVGFVLVFLWQNTSMGRLRLYNRPPMPKRAPSAAAMGQWVASPPVYDLREFGGVGDGRTLNTAAFEGAVAAISERGGGRLTVPAGRWLTAPFNLTSHMTLFLAAGAEILGVQDERYWPLMSPLPSYGYGREHKGPRYGSLIHGQDLKDVIITGHNGTINGQGQSWWIKFRKKLLNHTRGPLVQLMRSSNIIISNITLRDSPFWTLHVYDCKNVTISGTTILAPIVGAPNTDGIDPDSCENVMIENCYISVGDDGVAIKSGWDQYGIAYGRPSTNITIRNVIIRSMVSAGVSIGSEMSGGVSNVLVENVHIWSSRRGVRIKTAPGRGAYVNNIVYRNITLENVRVGIVIKTDYNEHPDELFDPKAVPVVGNISYTSIHGQRVRVPVRIQGSAEIPVRNVTFHDMSVGILDKKHHVFQCSFVQGQVIGYVFPVPCKNLDLYNERREMVKQSTLQNISDIDYSF